One window of Chryseobacterium indologenes genomic DNA carries:
- a CDS encoding PaaI family thioesterase produces the protein MKGQTKEEILEFINNWGDVTLAKTLEIKFIDIDLENETLTATMPVLPRTHQPFGIMHGGASCVLAETLGSSLSNIFIDGEKYYGVGTNINSNHLRSKKDGIVTATARFIRKGKTMHVSEIEIRDEKGVLINHTTMTNNIINR, from the coding sequence ATGAAAGGTCAGACAAAAGAAGAAATATTAGAATTCATCAATAACTGGGGTGATGTAACTCTTGCAAAAACCCTTGAAATAAAGTTCATCGATATTGATCTCGAAAATGAAACCCTTACCGCCACGATGCCTGTTCTTCCGAGAACCCACCAGCCGTTTGGGATCATGCACGGGGGAGCGAGTTGTGTTTTGGCTGAAACTTTAGGGTCAAGCCTGTCCAATATATTTATCGATGGTGAAAAGTATTACGGAGTAGGAACCAATATTAATTCCAATCACTTAAGAAGCAAAAAGGACGGAATTGTAACTGCTACAGCACGTTTTATCAGGAAAGGAAAAACCATGCATGTTTCAGAAATTGAAATCCGTGACGAAAAAGGGGTTTTGATCAATCATACTACGATGACTAATAATATCATTAACAGATAA
- a CDS encoding chorismate-binding protein: MIYFKLPFDERLLSADEKNIKNAVNFYSYNGSEQISFHGNIVEVNFEEFAHTSITNEDLIKDPTNSTAETKEEYCQTLQEVIEVIKENNLPKLVYSRRKIFTDFNTINYKESFKNLCKTYPNAFRYLFNDGENAWMGAFSELLGKFNKSTHQFETMALAGTLPVSEQWSEKEIEEQKPVTTYIQSILKNYSDNVNQSETYDHISGNIKHLRTDFKTTIQSGDLDKLIQDLHPTPAVCGIPKNFCNENIRKYEKFPREFYAGYIKIETEESILYFVNLRCARLYKNAVHVFVGGGITAQSNPEKEWTETELKSEAILKNLVIS; this comes from the coding sequence ATGATTTATTTCAAACTTCCTTTCGACGAAAGACTACTGTCTGCCGATGAAAAAAATATAAAAAATGCAGTCAATTTTTATTCCTACAATGGTTCAGAGCAGATCAGTTTCCATGGAAATATTGTTGAAGTTAATTTTGAAGAATTTGCTCATACTTCAATCACAAACGAAGATTTGATCAAAGATCCAACAAATTCTACTGCTGAAACAAAGGAAGAATATTGTCAAACATTACAGGAAGTGATTGAAGTAATCAAAGAAAACAATCTCCCCAAACTTGTTTATTCAAGAAGAAAAATTTTTACAGATTTTAATACAATCAATTATAAAGAGAGCTTTAAAAACCTCTGCAAAACTTACCCAAATGCTTTCAGGTATCTTTTTAATGACGGCGAAAATGCCTGGATGGGTGCTTTTTCCGAGCTATTAGGGAAATTCAATAAATCTACTCATCAATTTGAAACTATGGCCTTAGCGGGTACTCTTCCGGTATCTGAACAATGGTCTGAAAAGGAAATTGAAGAACAAAAACCTGTCACAACTTATATTCAGAGTATTCTTAAAAATTATTCTGACAATGTAAATCAATCGGAAACTTACGATCATATTTCCGGTAATATAAAACATTTAAGAACGGATTTTAAAACCACCATCCAATCAGGGGATCTTGATAAGCTCATTCAGGATCTGCACCCCACTCCAGCGGTCTGTGGAATTCCTAAAAATTTCTGCAATGAAAACATTCGTAAATACGAGAAATTTCCACGCGAATTCTATGCCGGATATATTAAAATCGAAACTGAAGAGAGTATTCTGTATTTTGTAAATCTACGTTGTGCAAGGCTTTATAAAAACGCTGTACATGTTTTTGTAGGAGGTGGAATTACAGCACAAAGCAATCCGGAAAAAGAATGGACCGAAACAGAACTGAAGTCTGAAGCCATATTGAAAAATCTGGTGATTTCTTAG
- the tnpA gene encoding IS200/IS605 family transposase, giving the protein MAFIKIYIHLVFSTRNRDPFLNTFDIRLKVWKHIKEYATEKGIFLDMINGYSDHCHCLISLGSDQNIEKIVQLIKGESSHWINKNDLVKGKFSWQDEYFAVSVSESMIESVRHYIKNQEKHHQKKSFTEEYREFVEKYNFKT; this is encoded by the coding sequence ATGGCTTTTATCAAAATTTACATTCATCTTGTCTTTTCTACAAGAAACAGAGATCCTTTTCTCAATACATTTGACATACGTCTTAAGGTTTGGAAACATATCAAAGAATATGCTACAGAAAAAGGAATATTTTTAGATATGATTAATGGATATTCAGACCATTGCCACTGTCTTATTTCTCTAGGCTCTGATCAGAATATTGAAAAAATTGTACAATTAATAAAGGGAGAATCATCTCATTGGATTAATAAAAATGATCTTGTAAAAGGAAAATTTTCATGGCAGGATGAATATTTTGCTGTGTCTGTTTCCGAGTCTATGATAGAATCTGTGAGACATTATATTAAAAATCAGGAGAAGCATCATCAGAAAAAGAGTTTTACTGAAGAGTATAGAGAATTTGTTGAAAAGTATAATTTTAAAACTTAA
- a CDS encoding MarC family protein: MEIFDGFSFKEVVTSFMVLFAVIDIIGSVPIIVSLQQKFGQIEAGRAALTAGAIMIVFLFVGNKILKLIGVDVNSFAIAGAFVIFVIALEMILGIEINKTTEAKAASIVPIAFPLVAGAGTLTTALSLRAEFHDINIILGIILNTIFVYLVLKSAKWLERKIGDATLMILQKVFGIILLAISIKLFTANFAQLVQNYINF; the protein is encoded by the coding sequence ATGGAAATTTTTGATGGTTTCTCTTTTAAAGAGGTCGTTACCAGCTTTATGGTTCTTTTTGCCGTTATCGATATTATCGGCTCGGTTCCCATTATCGTAAGTCTTCAGCAGAAGTTCGGACAGATTGAGGCCGGAAGGGCTGCACTTACTGCCGGTGCTATTATGATTGTTTTCCTTTTCGTAGGAAATAAGATTCTTAAACTTATTGGAGTAGACGTAAATTCTTTTGCCATTGCCGGTGCTTTTGTGATTTTTGTCATAGCTCTGGAAATGATTTTAGGAATTGAAATCAATAAAACAACTGAAGCAAAGGCTGCATCTATTGTACCCATCGCATTTCCGCTGGTTGCTGGAGCTGGAACGTTAACTACAGCACTGTCTCTGAGAGCTGAATTTCATGATATTAATATTATCCTCGGAATTATTCTTAATACAATTTTCGTATATTTGGTGCTGAAATCAGCGAAATGGTTGGAGAGAAAAATTGGGGATGCTACTTTGATGATCCTTCAGAAAGTTTTCGGAATTATCCTTTTGGCAATTTCAATTAAATTATTCACCGCAAATTTTGCCCAGTTGGTGCAGAATTATATTAATTTTTAA